From Primulina tabacum isolate GXHZ01 chromosome 2, ASM2559414v2, whole genome shotgun sequence, one genomic window encodes:
- the LOC142527920 gene encoding glycosyltransferase BC10-like yields the protein MKSAKAWRLGIKGMHLLPGPRQRSHLKKPTWIIVLVSFVSFFLVCAYIYPPRSAAACYIFSSGGCKALEKWLPPAPERELTDDEIASRVVIRDILNVPPSVSQNPKIAFMFLTPGALPFEKLWDKFFQGHEGRFSVYVHASKDKPLHFSRNFINREIRSGEVEWGTISMVDAERRLIANALKDQDNQHFVLLSDSCIPLHDFDYVYKYLMRANISFIDSFEDPGPHGNGRYIEHMLPEVEKKDFRKGAQWFTMKRQHAIIVMADRLYYTKFRDYCRPGMEGSRNCYSDEHYLPTFFSMLDPAGISNWSVTHVDWSEGKWHPKSYEAQDITIELMRNITSIADSVHVTSDEKKEVQIRPCVLHGDQQPCYLFARKFLPETLNNLMQLFPNYTSI from the exons ATGAAGTCAGCTAAGGCATGGCGTCTAGGCATCAAAGGCATGCATCTATTGCCAGGGCCTCGCCAGCGTAGTCATTTGAAGAAGCCAACATGGATTATTGTCCTGGTTTCTTTTGTTAGTTTTTTCTTAGTTTGTGCCTATATTTATCCACCTCGAAGTGCTGCAGCATGTTATATATTCTCATCCGGTGGTTGCAAGGCATTAGAAAAATGGCTCCCACCTGCTCCTGAAAGAGAACTCACTGATGATGAAATAGCTTCACGTGTTGTAATTAGAGACATTCTTAACGTTCCGCCTAGCGTATCACAGAAtccaaaaatagcattcatGTTTCTTACACCAGGTGCATTACCTTTTGAGAAGCTATGGGATAAATTTTTCCAg GGCCATGAAGGTAGATTCTCTGTATACGTGCACGCATCCAAGGATAAACCTTTGCATTTTAGTCGTAATTTTATTAATAGGGAAATACGCAGTGGCGAG GTAGAATGGGGAACAATTTCGATGGTTGACGCGGAAAGGCGGCTTATAGCAAATGCACTAAAAGATCAAGACAACCAGCACTTTGTATTACTTTCTGACAG TTGCATACCCCTTCatgattttgattatgtgtACAAGTATCTCATGCGAGCAAACATTAGCTTCATAGACAG TTTTGAGGATCCTGGTCCTCATGGAAATGGCAGGTACATTGAACATATGTTACCTGAAGTCGAGAAGAAAGACTTTCGAAAGGGTGCACAG TGGTTCACGATGAAACGGCAGCATGCTATTATAGTTATGGCTGACAGACTCTACTACACAAAATTCAGGGATTACTGCAGG CCGGGAATGGAGGGTTCCCGCAACTGCTACTCTGATGAGCACTATTTACCAACATTTTTCTCT ATGCTTGATCCTGCAGGGATCTCGAACTGGTCAGTAACACATGTTGATTGGTCCGAAGGGAAGTGGCATCCGAAATCATATGAAGCACAAGATATTACCATTGAGCTAATGAGAAACATCACG TCTATCGCAGACAGTGTCCATGTCACTAGCGACGAAAAG AAAGAAGTTCAAATCAGACCTTGTGTTCTTCATGGAGATCAACAGCCGTGTTATTTATTTGCAAGGAAATTTTTGCCTGAAACTCTAAATAATTTGATGCAACTGTTCCCTAATTACACATCTATTTGA
- the LOC142527846 gene encoding uncharacterized protein LOC142527846, producing MAMSRILYQSLPRSTALRPPTPLINHHRHRSNKSHHVQLIELDLDASSSSQPDTPETAAEVITLGIKKLEDAIHSIMVRRAAPDWLPFLPGYSYWIPPRGTSMRGHSAGSVIEALGKISSSGVAHNFGGSMDDVLSEDEQMSFSSTKGWPSSAFFVEGTSPIHPIPVMKVKVQIQDSENNADDTSTFEDGEG from the exons ATGGCTATGTCTCGAATCTTGTACCAATCCCTCCCCCGCTCCACCGCCCTCCGCCCCCCGACGCCGCTGATCAACCACCACCGCCACCGCTCTAACAAGTCGCATCACGTTCAGCTCATTGAACTGGACCTTGACGCTTCCTCCTCCTCGCAGCCCGATACGCCGGAGACCGCGGCCGAGGTTATCACTCTGGGTATTAAGAAGCTCGAGGATGCGATCCACAGCATCATGGTACGGCGCGCCGCACCCGATTGGCTTCCCTTCCTCCCCGGATATTCCTACTGGATCCCACCTCGTGGCACGTCGATGCGCGGCCACTCCGCCGGCAGCGTGATAGAGGCTTTGGGAAAGATTTCATCATCTGGGGTCGCACACAATTTTGGTGGTTCTATGGATGATGTGCTGTCGGAGGATGAACAAATGTCGTTTTCGTCCACGAAAGGATGGCCTTCATCTGCGTTTTTTGTTGAAG GTACTTCTCCGATACATCCTATTCCAGTGATGAAAGTGAAGGTGCAAATTCAAGATAGTGAAAATAACGCAGATGACACATCTACTTTTGAGGACGGGGAAGGATGA
- the LOC142527863 gene encoding pentatricopeptide repeat-containing protein At5g57250, mitochondrial — MFSLSALWKSGFTPTLKDFNKFLRFLYQDRRFAAIIHVFCQFGSNKVKADILARTIFTKALLKVHKYDEAAEFLKTLSGKSDIFQKNQIFDAVIQGLCRFGKDPEKGLSLLKDFLKTDGSFPSSRTFFSLIYCFSSIGKMDRVIELVKLMADEFKYPFDNFICSSVISGFVRIGEPGLAVEFYENAVKSSSLKPNTVTCTSVLTAYCSLGKVEKIPDLVSWMENNELALDVVFYSNWIYGCLQEGLMDEALQNYRAMGDRKVELDIIGYTILIDGFSKAGYVEKAVGILYKIRRKGLEPNLVTYTAIILGFCKKGKLEEAFAIFRMLKTLEIKIDEFTYAILIHGVCKKHNFDLVFHLLDEMENRGINPGVVTYNTVINGLCKVGRTSDADNFSKAIVGDVVTYSTLLHGYIQEQSASGILDTKRRLEKAGIHKDVIVCNILIKALLLVGLFEDALSIYKGLPQMDLTPNSVTYITLIDGYCKSGRIGEALEIFDEIRKTSNSSVACYNRIISGLCKKGMVGMALDIFIEYIKKGLPLNETVYMMLFKTTLDKNGEEGVLNVIARIKHLRLPALNILCNDATCFLCKMGFTEASCTILFFMKNSGIELTNLCYYSIIRALLSEGQRLFAQHILTSFIKIHGMYDLRVSETLIHYLCLSDVKKALVFLSIMNDKKLRVTIPATVFETLIYGGRVLDAYELLIRAENNLPVMNAVDYSIMVDKLCKDLLIEKALDLCSFAKKKGVALNIVTYNSVIHGLCRQGCLVEAFRLFDSMEITGVAASKITYGTLIDALVKEGLLLDARTIFERMFLKNLQPNTHIYNSLINGYCNSSQLEEAIKLFCDLEARNLNPDGFTVSALINGYCRKGDMEGALNLYFEFRSKGILPDFLGFLCAIRGLCAKGRMEESRNILKEMLQTPSVIVLLRKVDSELQSDSVENLLGSLCEQGSILEAVTLLGEVESALFPGRRNSSFRGSTTHDLDHGPLIFGENMKIWSDEYGKTQQLRDFDSFYALVHSFCSMGELAKANRLAKLIMEI, encoded by the coding sequence ATGTTCTCGCTTTCAGCACTTTGGAAAAGTGGTTTTACACCAACTCTAAAAGATTTCAACAAATTCCTTCGTTTTCTTTATCAAGATAGAAGATTTGCTGCCATTATTCACGTCTTCTGTCAATTCGGTTCAAACAAAGTGAAAGCTGACATCCTTGCTCGCACAATCTTCACTAAAGCTTTGTTGAAAGTGCACAAATATGATGAAGCCGCTGAATTCTTGAAAACCCTCTCAGGGAAGTCCGATATTTTCCAGAAAAATCAGATCTTTGATGCTGTAATCCAAGGACTTTGTAGATTTGGCAAAGATCCTGAGAAGGGTCTTTCTTTGTTAAAGGATTTTTTGAAAACGGATGGTAGTTTTCCTTCTTCTCGTACTTTTTTCTCATTAATTTATTGCTTTAGCTCAATTGGAAAAATGGATAGAGTGATTGAGTTGGTAAAGTTGATGGCTGATGAATTCAAGTACCCTTTTGATAACTTTATTTGTAGTTCTGTGATTTCGGGTTTTGTAAGGATTGGGGAGCCTGGTCTGGCAGTTGAGTTTTATGAGAATGCTGTAAAATCTTCTTCTTTGAAGCCTAATACTGTCACATGTACATCTGTTTTGACTGCTTACTGTAGCTTAGGTAAAGTAGAAAAGATACCTGATTTGGTTTCTTGGATGGAAAATAATGAGTTAGCTCTTGATGTTGTGTTTTATAGTAATTGGATTTATGGGTGCCTACAGGAAGGATTAATGGATGAGGCATTGCAAAATTATAGAGCTATGGGGGATAGGAAAGTTGAGTTGGATATTATCGGTTACACTATTCTTATAGATGGATTTTCGAAGGCCGGATATGTGGAAAAGGCTGTAGGAATTTTGTACAAGATAAGAAGGAAGGGACTTGAACCAAATTTGGTTACTTACACTGCAATTATTTTAGGTTTttgcaagaaaggaaaattagAGGAGGCATTTGCAATATTTAGAATGCTGAAAACTTTGGAGATCAAGATTGATGAGTTTACTTATGCCATTTTGATTCATGGAGTTTGTAAGAAGCATAATTTTGATCTTGTCTTCCATCTTCTTGATGAAATGGAGAATAGAGGAATAAATCCTGGAGTCGTAACATATAACACCGTCATTAATGGACTATGCAAAGTTGGGAGGACATCAGATGCTGACAATTTCTCAAAGGCTATTGTTGGAGATGTTGTCACATATAGTACATTATTACATGGCTACATTCAAGAACAAAGTGCCTCAGGGATTTTAGATACAAAGAGAAGACTCGAAAAAGCTGGCATCCATAAGGATGTCATAGTATGCAACATTCTGATAAAAGCTCTTCTATTGGTTGGCTTGTTCGAGGATGCTCTTTCAATTTATAAAGGATTGCCACAGATGGACCTAACTCCGAATTCTGTTACTTACATTACTCTGATTGATGGATATTGTAAATCAGGTAGGATTGGTGAGGCTCTTGAAATATTTGACGAGATCCGGAAAACATCAAACTCTTCAGTTGCATGTTACAATCGTATTATTTCGGGGCTGTGCAAAAAAGGCATGGTGGGTATGGCGCTCGacatttttattgaatatatcAAGAAAGGTCTGCCTTTAAATGAAACAGTATACATGATGTTGTTCAAAACAACATTAGACAAAAATGGCGAAGAAGGAGTTTTAAATGTGATAGCAAGAATAAAACATTTACGGCTTCCAGCCCTGAATATTTTATGCAATGATGCCACTTGTTTCCTGTGCAAAATGGGTTTTACAGAGGCATCGTGCACCATCTTATTTTTTATGAAGAATAGTGGTATAGAATTGACGAACTTGTGTTATTATTCGATCATCAGAGCTCTTCTTTCTGAAGGCCAAAGATTGTTTGCGCAGCATATTCTGACCTCATTTATTAAAATACATGGCATGTATGATCTAAGAGTGAGCGAGACACTGATACATTACCTGTGTTTGAGTGATGTGAAAAAAGCCCTTGTATTTCTCTCGATTATGAATGACAAAAAATTGAGGGTGACTATTCCGGCTACCGTTTTTGAGACACTGATATATGGTGGCCGAGTTTTGGATGCATATGAGCTTTTGATTAGAGCTGAAAATAACCTACCTGTTATGAATGCCGTGGACTACTCCATTATGGTCGACAAGCTTTGTAAAGATCTGCTTATTGAGAAGGCGTTAGATCTATGCTCTTTTGCAAAGAAAAAGGGGGTAGCTCTCAATATTGTTACCTATAATTCTGTTATTCATGGACTGTGTCGCCAAGGTTGTCTTGTTGAGGCTTTTAGATTGTTCGACTCAATGGAGATAACTGGTGTTGCTGCTTCGAAGATTACATATGGTACACTTATTGATGCTTTAGTTAAAGAAGGACTTTTACTGGATGCCAGAACGATCTTTGAAAGGATGTTCCTCAAGAATCTTCAGCCCAACACTCATATTTATAATTCACTGATTAATGGTTATTGCAATTCCAGTCAGCTTGAGGAAGCTATTAAGCTTTTCTGCGATTTAGAGGCTAGAAATCTAAATCCTGATGGTTTCACAGTCAGTGCACTAATTAATGGCTACTGCCGGAAGGGTGATATGGAGGGAGCACTcaatttatattttgaatttagaagCAAAGGTATATTACCTGATTTTCTTGGTTTTTTGTGTGCAATCCGAGGCTTGTGTGCCAAGGGAAGGATGGAAGAGTCtcgaaatattttaaaagagaTGCTTCAAACCCCATCAGTCATTGTTCTCCTACGCAAAGTAGATAGCGAGCTGCAGTCAGATTCGGTGGAAAATTTACTTGGTTCCCTTTGTGAGCAAGGAAGTATTCTTGAGGCTGTTACTTTACTTGGTGAAGTTGAATCCGCACTTTTCCCTGGCCGGAGAAATTCTTCTTTCAGAGGGTCAACTACACATGATTTAGATCACGGGCCTTTAATCTTCGGTGAAAACATGAaaatttggtcagatgaatatGGAAAAACACAGCAGTTGAGAGATTTTGATTCTTTCTATGCTCTTGTTCATTCATTTTGTTCAATGGGAGAGCTAGCTAAAGCAAATAGGCTCGCGAAGTTAATTATGGAAATCTGA
- the LOC142527900 gene encoding subtilisin-like protease SBT2.5 gives MYKTRNRELNGYFTVLILWGVMILGKAEIYIVTLEGEPVVSYRGGVDGFEATAVDSESDDKIDVTSELVISYSHHLEKRHDMLLDMLFDQGAYKKLYSYIHLINGFAVHISSEQAEILRRAPGVKSVERDWKVKKLTTHTPQFLGLPTGVWPTGGGFDRAGEDIVIGFVDSGIYPHHPSFATHQTDPYGPVIKYRGKCEVDPETKQDFCNGKIVGAQHFAEAAKAAGAFNSDIDYDSPLDGDGHGSHTAAIAAGNNGIPVRMHGYEFGRASGMAPRARIAVYKALYRIFGGFIADVVAAIDQAVHDGVDILNLSVGPNSPPAATKTTFLNPFDATLLSAVKAGVFVAQAAGNGGPFPKTLLSYSPWIASVAAAVDDRRYKNHLALGNGKILAGIGLSPATHPNQTFTLVAANDVILDSSVTKYTASECQRPEVLNKNLVQGNILLCGYSFNFVVGTSSIKRVWETAKSLGAVGFVLAVENSSPGTKYDPVPIGIPGILITDIIKSTELVDYYNVSTQRDWTGRVTSFKAVGSVWDGLEPILHMSAPQVALFSARGPNIKDYSFQDADLLKPDILAPGSLIWSAWAPNGTDEPNYVGEGFAMISGTSMATPHIAGIAALVKQKNPHWSPAAIKSALMTTSSTLDRAERPLQAQQYSESGVLSLVPATPFDYGSGHVNPRAALDPGLIFDVGYEDYIGFLCSTAGIDSQEIRNYTNAPCNYTLGHPSNLNTPSITISHLAGTQTVTRTVTNVADEETYVITARMAPAVAIETSPLAMTLTPGASRKFSVTLTVRSITGIYSFGEIWLKGSRGHKVRIPVVAMGYDR, from the exons ATGTATAAAACGAGGAATAGGGAGTTGAATGGTTATTTTACTGTCCTCATATTATGGGGTGTTATGATTTTGGGGAAGGCAGAGATTTACATTGTGACACTTGAAGGAGAGCCAGTGGTGAGTTATAGAGGTGGTGTTGATGGATTTGAAGCGACAGCAGTGGATTCTGAATCTGATGACAAAATTGATGTCACCAG TGAATTGGTCATATCCTATTCCCACCATCTAGAAAAGCGACATGATATGCTTCTTGACATGCTGTTCGATCAAGGTGCCTATAAGAAACTCTACAGCTATATTCATCTTATCAATGGATTTGCCGTTCACATTTCATCGGAACAG GCAGAAATACTCAGACGTGCACCTGGTGTAAAGTCTGTGGAAAGAGATTGGAAAGTCAAGAAACTTACAACCCACACTCCTCAATTTTTGGGACTTCCAACAGGAGTGTGGCCTACTGGAGGTGGCTTTGACAGAGCTGGAGAGGATATTGTTATTGGCTTTGTTGATTCGGGAATTTATCCTCATCATCCAAGCTTTGCAACTCACCAAACAGATCCTTATGGCCCAGTCATAAAATATAGAGGTAAGTGTGAAGTTGACCCAGAGACCAAGCAGGACTTTTGTAATGGGAAGATTGTTGGAGCTCAACATTTTGCTGAAGCTGCTAAAGCGGCTGGTGCGTTCAATTCCGACATTGATTATGATTCTCCCCTTGATGGTGATGGACATGGAAG TCATACGGCCGCTATTGCAGCTGGAAATAATGGAATTCCAGTGAGGATGCATGGTTATGAATTTGGAAGAGCAAGTGGAATGGCACCTCGTGCAAG GATTGCTGTGTACAAGGCACTCTACAGAATTTTCGGTGGATTCATTGCAGATGTAGTAGCTGCCATTGATCAG GCTGTCCATGATGGTGTGGATATCTTGAATCTCTCGGTGGGTCCTAACAGTCCTCCAGCTGCTACAAAAACGACATTCTTAAACCCTTTCGATGCCACCTTACTTTCGGCTGTAAAAGCTGGAGTTTTTGTTGCACAAGCTGCTGGAAATGGAGGTCCTTTTCCCAAAACCTTATTGTCTTACAGCCCTTGGATAGCATCTGTAGCTGCTGCAGTTGACGATCGAAGATACAAGAACCATCTCGCTTTGGGAAATGGGAAAATTTTAGCTGGAATTGGTTTGTCAC CTGCTACGCATCCAAATCAAACATTTACCCTGGTGGCAGCTAATGATGTAATACTGGATTCCTCTGTCACCAAGTATACTGCTTCGGAATGCCAGAGGCCTGAAGTTCTGAACAAAAATTTGGTCCAAGGGAACATTCTTCTTTGTGGCTATTCTTTTAATTTTGTTGTTGGAACATCTTCGATCAAGAGAGTCTGGGAGACTGCCAAGAGTCTCGGTGCTGTTGGTTTTGTCCTAGCAGTAGAGAATTCTTCTCCTGGGACAAAATATGATCCAGTTCCTATTGGTATTCCAGGGATCCTGATAACAGATATTATCAAGTCGACG GAACTTGTAGACTACTACAACGTCTCTACACAAAGAGATTGGACTGGTCGAGTTACGAGCTTTAAGGCAGTAGGAAGTGTTTGGGATGGGCTGGAGCCTATACTCCACATGTCTGCACCACAAGTAGCATTGTTCTCCGCTCGAGGACCTAATATCAAAGATTACAGCTTTCAAGACGCGGATCTACTAAAACCAGATATCTTGGCGCCTGGCTCCCTGATTTGGTCTGCTTGGGCTCCTAATGGAACTGATGAGCCAAATTATGTTG GTGAAGGCTTTGCTATGATATCTGGAACGAGCATGGCTACACCTCACATAGCAGGAATAGCTGCCCTTGTGAAACAAAAGAACCCACACTGGAGTCCTGCCGCTATCAAATCAGCTTTGATGACTACATCATCGACCCTTGACAGGGCAGAAAGACCACTTCAAGCCCAACAATATTCAGAATCCGGGGTGCTGTCTCTGGTTCCTGCAACACCTTTCGATTATGGTAGTGGCCATGTCAATCCCAGAGCTGCTCTAGATCCAGGACTGATTTTTGATGTTG GATATGAAGACTACATAGGATTCTTGTGCTCAACAGCTGGAATAGATTCTCAGGAGATCAGAAACTACACAAATGCACCCTGCAATTACACTCTTGGTCATCCATCAAATCTCAACACACCCTCGATAACAATTTCACACCTCGCGGGAACTCAAACAGTCACTCGCACCGTGACAAACGTGGCTGATGAAGAAACATATGTGATCACAGCAAGAATGGCACCTGCTGTGGCCATTGAAACCAGCCCTCTTGCTATGACTTTAACACCTGGTGCATCCCGAAAATTCTCAGTAACTCTTACAGTTCGATCTATTACTGGTATCTACAGCTTTGGTGAGATTTGGCTGAAAGGGAGTCGAGGGCACAAGGTCAGAATCCCAGTTGTAGCCATGGGTTATGATCGATAA